The Streptomyces laurentii genome contains a region encoding:
- a CDS encoding lexA repressor (Catalytic site [active];~Helix-turn-helix domains; cl00088;~LexA repressor [Streptomyces albus J1074];~LexA repressor; Validated;~Peptidase S24 LexA-like proteins are involved in the SOS response leading to the repair of single-stranded DNA within the bacterial cell. This family includes: the lambda repressor CI/C2 family and related bacterial prophage repressor proteins; LexA (EC...; cd06529;~identified by MetaGeneAnnotator; putative) has translation MTTTADSATITAQDRSQGRFEPVHAMNDSVMNGEGEAGRPTRSLPGRPPGIRADSSGLTDRQRRVIEVIRDSVQRRGYPPSMREIGQAVGLSSTSSVAHQLMALERKGFLRRDPHRPRAYEVRGSDQPSTQPTDTTGKPAASYVPLVGRIAAGGPILAEESVEDVFPLPRQLVGDGELFVLKVVGDSMIEAAICDGDWVTVRRQPVAENGDIVAAMLDGEATVKRFKREDGHVWLLPHNAAYQPIPGDEATILGKVVAVLRRV, from the coding sequence GTGACCACCACCGCTGACAGTGCCACCATCACTGCCCAGGACCGCTCCCAGGGCCGATTCGAACCGGTACACGCGATGAACGACTCCGTCATGAACGGGGAGGGGGAAGCGGGGCGGCCCACGCGCTCGCTTCCCGGACGACCTCCCGGGATCAGGGCCGACAGTTCCGGCCTCACCGATCGCCAGCGCCGGGTGATCGAGGTCATCCGCGACTCGGTGCAACGCCGGGGCTACCCGCCGTCGATGCGCGAGATCGGCCAAGCCGTCGGCCTCTCCAGCACCTCCTCCGTGGCGCACCAGCTCATGGCCCTGGAGCGCAAGGGCTTCCTCCGGCGCGACCCGCACCGGCCCCGGGCGTACGAGGTCCGCGGCTCGGACCAGCCGAGCACGCAGCCCACGGACACCACCGGCAAGCCCGCCGCGTCCTACGTGCCCCTGGTCGGCCGGATCGCGGCCGGCGGGCCCATCCTGGCCGAGGAGTCCGTCGAGGACGTCTTCCCGCTCCCCCGGCAGCTGGTCGGAGACGGCGAGCTGTTCGTCCTCAAGGTCGTCGGCGACTCCATGATCGAGGCCGCCATCTGCGACGGCGACTGGGTCACGGTACGCCGCCAGCCCGTCGCGGAGAACGGCGACATCGTCGCCGCCATGCTCGACGGCGAGGCCACGGTGAAGCGCTTCAAGCGCGAGGACGGCCACGTCTGGCTGCTGCCGCACAACGCGGCGTACCAGCCGATCCCCGGCGACGAGGCCACCATCCTCGGCAAGGTCGTCGCCGTGCTGCGACGGGTGTGA
- a CDS encoding transcriptional regulator nrdR (ATP cone domain; pfam03477;~Mapped to H37Rv Rv2718c;~identified by MetaGeneAnnotator; putative;~transcriptional regulator NrdR [Mycobacterium tuberculosis F11];~transcriptional regulator NrdR; Validated; PRK00464), giving the protein MHCPFCRHPDSRVVDSRTTDDGTSIRRRRQCPDCSRRFTTVETCSLMVVKRSGVTEPFSRTKVISGVRKACQGRPVTEDALAKLGQRVEEAVRATGSAELTTHDVGLAILGPLQELDLVAYLRFASVYKAFDSLEDFEAAIVELRERPPAGGGTGATPGVPVPVPAPATD; this is encoded by the coding sequence ATGCACTGCCCCTTCTGCAGGCACCCCGACAGCCGTGTCGTCGACAGTCGCACCACCGACGACGGGACGTCGATCCGACGCCGCCGCCAGTGCCCCGACTGCTCCCGTCGTTTCACGACGGTGGAGACGTGTTCGCTCATGGTGGTGAAGCGGTCCGGGGTCACGGAACCCTTCAGTCGCACCAAGGTCATCTCCGGCGTGCGCAAGGCATGCCAGGGGCGGCCCGTCACCGAGGACGCCCTCGCCAAGCTCGGCCAGCGGGTCGAGGAGGCGGTGCGCGCCACCGGAAGCGCCGAACTGACCACCCACGACGTGGGTCTGGCCATCCTCGGCCCGCTGCAGGAACTCGACCTCGTCGCGTACCTGCGGTTCGCGTCCGTCTACAAGGCGTTCGACAGCCTCGAAGACTTCGAGGCCGCCATCGTGGAACTCCGCGAGCGGCCTCCCGCCGGCGGCGGGACCGGAGCGACCCCTGGGGTCCCGGTTCCCGTGCCCGCCCCCGCCACCGACTGA
- a CDS encoding vitamin B12-dependent ribonucleotide reductase (Class II ribonucleotide reductase, dimeric form; cd02888;~Class II vitamin B12-dependent ribonucleotide reductase; pfam08471;~Genoscope sequence ID : FRAAL;~Ribonucleotide reductase and Pyruvate formate lyase; cl09939;~TSCPD domain; pfam12637;~catalyzes the reduction of ribonucleotides to deoxyribonucleotides; the rate-limiting step in dNTP synthesis;~dimer interface [polypeptide binding];~effector binding site;~identified by MetaGeneAnnotator; putative;~vitamin B12-dependent ribonucleotide reductase [Frankia alni ACN14a];~vitamin B12-dependent ribonucleotide reductase; Validated) yields the protein MTETASGPARGSRAKGSKAASKGLRIERIHTTPGVHPYDEVSWEHRDVVMTNWRDGSINFEQRGVAFPDFWSVNAVNIVTSKYFRGAVGTPQRETGLKQLIDRIVKTYSKAGEDHGYFASPADAEIFEHELTYALLHQIFSFNSPVWFNVGTSQPQQVSACFILSVDDSMESILDWYKEEGMIFKGGSGAGLNLSRIRSSKELLSSGGNASGPVSFMRGADASAGTIKSGGATRRAAKMVVLDVDHPDIEDFIQTKVSEEEKIRVLRDAGFDMDLGGDDITSVQYQNANNSVRVNDEFMTAVEKGGQFGLRARMTGEVIEEVDAKALFRKIAEAAWACADPGIQYDDMINNWHTCPESGRITASNPCSEYMHLDNTSCNLASLNLMKFLQDDGKGNQKFDAERFGKVVELVITAMDISICFADFPTQKIGENTRAFRQLGIGYANLGALLMATGHAYDSEGGRALAGAITSLMTGTAYRRSAELAAVVGTYDGYARNAEAHKQVMKQHADANSGAVRMDDLDTAVWAAATEAWQDVLRLGEKNGFRNSQASVLAPTGTIGLAMSCDTTGVEPDLALVKFKKLVGGGSMQIVNGTVPQALRRLGYHEEQIEAIVAHISEYGNVIDAPGLKTEHYEVFDCAMGERAISPMGHVRMMAAIQPWISGAISKTVNMPETATVEEVEEIYYEAWKLGVKALAIYRDNCKVGQPLSAKKKEDEKAEVTAKAEETIRTAVEKVVEYRPVRKRLPKGRPGITTSFTVGGAEGYMTANSYPDDGLGEVFLKMSKQGSTLAGMMDAFSIAVSVGLQYGVPLETYVSKFTNMRFEPAGMTDDPDVRMAQSIVDYIFRRLALDFLPFETRSALGIHSAEERQRHLETGSYEPADDEVDVEGLAQSAPRAQEPVAVAAPKAVEAAPADAPKQAHTSAELVEMQLGIQADAPLCFSCGTKMQRAGSCYICEGCGSTSGCS from the coding sequence ATGACAGAGACGGCGAGCGGTCCGGCACGTGGTTCCCGAGCCAAGGGATCCAAGGCGGCCAGCAAGGGCCTGCGTATCGAGCGCATCCATACCACCCCCGGCGTGCATCCGTACGACGAGGTGAGCTGGGAGCACCGTGACGTCGTCATGACCAACTGGCGCGACGGCTCGATCAACTTCGAGCAGCGTGGCGTCGCGTTCCCCGACTTCTGGTCGGTGAACGCGGTCAACATCGTCACCAGCAAGTACTTCCGCGGGGCCGTCGGCACCCCGCAGCGCGAGACCGGTCTGAAGCAGCTCATCGACCGGATCGTCAAGACGTACAGCAAGGCCGGCGAGGATCACGGGTACTTCGCCTCCCCCGCCGACGCCGAGATCTTCGAGCACGAGCTGACCTACGCCCTCCTGCACCAGATCTTCAGCTTCAACAGCCCCGTCTGGTTCAACGTCGGCACCTCGCAGCCCCAGCAGGTCTCCGCCTGCTTCATCCTGTCCGTCGACGACTCCATGGAGTCGATCCTCGACTGGTACAAGGAAGAGGGCATGATCTTCAAGGGCGGCTCCGGCGCCGGCCTGAACCTCTCCCGTATCCGCTCCTCCAAGGAGCTGCTGTCCTCCGGCGGCAACGCCTCCGGTCCGGTCTCCTTCATGCGCGGCGCCGACGCCTCCGCCGGCACCATCAAGTCCGGTGGCGCCACCCGCCGCGCCGCGAAGATGGTCGTGCTCGATGTCGATCACCCCGACATCGAGGACTTCATCCAGACGAAGGTCAGCGAGGAGGAGAAGATCCGCGTCCTGCGCGACGCGGGCTTCGACATGGACCTGGGCGGCGACGACATCACGTCCGTCCAGTACCAGAACGCCAACAACTCGGTGCGCGTGAACGACGAGTTCATGACCGCGGTCGAGAAGGGCGGCCAGTTCGGCCTGCGTGCCCGTATGACCGGCGAGGTCATCGAGGAGGTCGACGCCAAGGCGCTCTTCCGCAAGATCGCCGAGGCCGCGTGGGCCTGTGCCGACCCGGGCATCCAGTACGACGACATGATCAACAACTGGCACACCTGCCCCGAGTCCGGCCGGATCACCGCGTCGAACCCGTGCAGCGAGTACATGCACCTGGACAACACGTCCTGCAACCTCGCCTCGCTGAACCTGATGAAGTTCCTTCAGGACGACGGCAAGGGCAACCAGAAGTTCGACGCCGAGCGCTTCGGCAAGGTCGTCGAGCTGGTCATCACCGCGATGGACATCTCCATCTGCTTCGCGGACTTCCCGACCCAGAAGATCGGCGAGAACACCCGCGCCTTCCGCCAGCTCGGCATCGGCTACGCCAACCTCGGCGCCCTGCTGATGGCGACCGGCCACGCGTACGACTCCGAGGGCGGCCGCGCCCTGGCCGGTGCCATCACCTCCCTGATGACCGGCACCGCCTACCGCCGCTCCGCCGAGCTGGCCGCCGTCGTCGGCACCTACGACGGCTACGCCCGCAACGCCGAGGCGCACAAGCAGGTCATGAAGCAGCACGCGGACGCCAACTCCGGCGCCGTGCGCATGGACGACCTGGACACCGCGGTGTGGGCCGCCGCCACCGAGGCATGGCAGGACGTCCTGCGCCTCGGCGAGAAGAACGGCTTCCGCAACTCCCAGGCCTCCGTGCTCGCCCCGACCGGCACCATCGGTCTCGCGATGTCCTGCGACACCACCGGCGTCGAGCCCGACCTCGCCCTGGTCAAGTTCAAGAAGCTGGTCGGCGGCGGCTCGATGCAGATCGTCAACGGCACCGTGCCGCAGGCCCTGCGCCGCCTCGGCTACCACGAGGAGCAGATCGAGGCGATCGTCGCCCACATCTCCGAGTACGGCAATGTGATCGACGCTCCCGGCCTGAAGACCGAGCACTACGAGGTCTTCGACTGCGCCATGGGCGAGCGCGCCATCTCCCCGATGGGCCACGTCCGCATGATGGCCGCGATCCAGCCCTGGATCTCCGGCGCCATCTCCAAGACGGTCAACATGCCGGAGACGGCGACCGTCGAGGAGGTCGAGGAGATCTACTACGAGGCGTGGAAGCTGGGCGTCAAGGCGCTCGCGATCTACCGCGACAACTGCAAGGTCGGCCAGCCGCTCTCCGCCAAGAAGAAGGAGGACGAGAAGGCCGAGGTCACGGCGAAGGCCGAGGAGACCATCCGTACCGCGGTCGAGAAGGTCGTCGAGTACCGTCCGGTCCGCAAGCGCCTCCCGAAGGGCCGCCCGGGGATCACCACCTCCTTCACCGTCGGTGGCGCCGAGGGCTACATGACCGCCAACTCCTACCCGGACGACGGTCTCGGCGAGGTCTTCCTGAAGATGTCCAAGCAGGGTTCGACCCTCGCCGGCATGATGGACGCGTTCTCCATCGCCGTCTCCGTCGGCCTGCAGTACGGCGTCCCGCTGGAGACCTACGTCTCGAAGTTCACCAACATGCGCTTCGAGCCGGCCGGCATGACGGACGACCCGGACGTGCGGATGGCGCAGTCGATCGTCGACTACATCTTCCGCCGCCTGGCGCTCGACTTCCTGCCGTTCGAGACCCGCTCCGCCCTCGGCATCCACTCCGCCGAGGAGCGCCAGCGTCACCTCGAGACCGGTTCGTACGAGCCGGCCGACGACGAGGTCGACGTCGAGGGCCTGGCCCAGTCCGCCCCGCGGGCCCAGGAGCCGGTGGCCGTCGCCGCGCCGAAGGCCGTCGAGGCCGCCCCGGCCGACGCCCCGAAGCAGGCGCACACCAGCGCCGAGCTGGTGGAGATGCAGCTGGGCATCCAGGCCGACGCCCCGCTCTGCTTCTCCTGCGGTACGAAGATGCAGCGCGCCGGCTCCTGCTACATCTGCGAGGGCTGCGGCTCGACCAGCGGCTGCAGCTGA
- a CDS encoding hypothetical protein (Hypothetical protein XNR_0528 [Streptomyces albus J1074];~identified by MetaGeneAnnotator; putative) produces the protein MTGDWREDRIGSALRGENPTVLRRLDVGFAVIGDVQFLPGYAVLPADEPDVRRLVGSATAEAEGHRHRTGRTDRCRDPCPCPCPCP, from the coding sequence ATGACGGGTGACTGGCGTGAGGACCGGATCGGAAGCGCTCTGCGGGGCGAGAACCCCACCGTGCTGCGGCGGCTGGACGTGGGGTTCGCGGTGATCGGGGACGTGCAGTTCCTGCCGGGGTACGCGGTGTTGCCGGCCGACGAGCCGGACGTGCGCCGGCTCGTCGGATCTGCCACGGCCGAAGCGGAGGGCCATCGGCACCGAACTGGACGCACTGACCGCTGTCGCGACCCCTGCCCCTGCCCCTGCCCCTGCCCCTGA
- a CDS encoding hypothetical protein (Stress protein [Streptomyces fulvissimus DSM40593];~Uncharacterized proteins involved in stress response, homologs of TerZ and putative cAMP-binding protein CABP1 [Signal transduction mechanisms]; COG2310;~Uncharacterized proteins involved in stress response, similarto tellurium resistance terD; cd06974;~UniProt-pubmed:11572948; UniProt-pubmed:20624727; UniProt-pubmed:21463507; UniProt-pubmed:18375553; UniProt-pubmed:20581206; UniProt-pubmed:20064060;~identified by MetaGeneAnnotator; putative;~putative metal binding site [ion binding]): MMSGLNKGVDKVEVALKWDPSPSGAPAHDLDIVAGVYGAEAPYGPPAYLVHFDHRSPDGTITLQRDSRTGQGFGYDEAMTVELGRLAEQYTRVVVGVAIQQGTGRLAFSQVSGTGIRVREGYTDLLTDDFASVADATAATVVEFTRDGAGVWTWRPLLRGFDTDPRSFGDVMGAA; this comes from the coding sequence ATGATGAGCGGACTCAACAAGGGGGTCGACAAGGTCGAGGTGGCGCTCAAGTGGGACCCCAGCCCGTCCGGCGCCCCCGCCCACGACCTGGACATCGTCGCGGGGGTCTACGGTGCGGAGGCCCCGTACGGACCGCCCGCCTATCTGGTCCACTTCGACCACCGCTCCCCCGACGGCACCATCACGCTCCAGCGCGACAGCCGTACGGGACAGGGCTTCGGCTACGACGAGGCGATGACCGTCGAACTCGGGCGGCTCGCCGAGCAGTACACGCGCGTGGTGGTGGGAGTGGCGATACAGCAGGGCACCGGACGGCTCGCCTTCAGCCAGGTCTCGGGCACCGGGATCCGGGTCCGCGAGGGCTACACCGACCTGCTGACCGACGACTTCGCGTCGGTGGCGGATGCGACCGCCGCGACCGTCGTCGAGTTCACCCGCGACGGAGCCGGCGTCTGGACCTGGCGCCCCCTGCTCCGCGGCTTCGACACGGACCCGCGCTCGTTCGGCGACGTGATGGGCGCCGCGTAA
- a CDS encoding hypothetical protein (Hypothetical protein XNR_1056 [Streptomyces albus J1074];~identified by MetaGeneAnnotator; putative): MSGYGGGLTGRRPAPYHGAVLVKWIRCTVVDRRGFERGQRKWAGLPGEPGFRGQGGGWSRRRPDVAHVFGFWESRAFYDSFMARSHDRLAAAQVGTYRDMQVKLFDHRFDVKTGFEPRFADADVARVAHCRVREDRAEHFALMQEKVWNPAMAGSPGMLRGLFGEGPGPEFLVLSMWNSAAEHGKYRAERVERLGLRAQTEADVAAMTGDIVELEQAWAV; encoded by the coding sequence GTGAGCGGGTACGGCGGAGGTCTGACGGGGCGTCGTCCCGCCCCGTACCATGGCGCGGTGCTGGTCAAGTGGATTCGTTGCACCGTGGTGGACCGTCGAGGGTTCGAGCGGGGGCAGCGGAAGTGGGCGGGGCTGCCCGGCGAACCGGGGTTCCGGGGCCAGGGCGGCGGGTGGAGCCGGCGACGGCCGGATGTCGCCCATGTCTTCGGTTTCTGGGAGAGCCGGGCGTTCTACGACTCCTTCATGGCGCGGTCCCACGACCGGCTCGCGGCCGCCCAGGTCGGCACATACCGCGATATGCAGGTGAAGCTGTTCGATCACCGTTTCGACGTGAAGACCGGGTTCGAGCCGCGCTTCGCGGACGCCGACGTGGCCCGGGTCGCGCACTGCCGTGTGCGCGAGGACCGGGCCGAGCACTTCGCCCTCATGCAGGAGAAGGTCTGGAACCCGGCGATGGCGGGGTCCCCGGGCATGTTGCGCGGGCTGTTCGGGGAGGGCCCGGGGCCCGAGTTCCTGGTCCTGTCGATGTGGAACTCGGCGGCCGAGCACGGGAAGTACCGCGCGGAGCGGGTGGAACGCCTCGGTCTGCGGGCGCAGACCGAGGCCGATGTCGCGGCCATGACGGGGGACATCGTGGAGCTGGAGCAGG